In the genome of Abyssalbus ytuae, the window ATGAAAGCTGGGAAGATGCAGCTAAAAAAGCTGTTAAACATGCAGCTAAAACCATAAAAAATATAAAATCTGTATATATTAATGAACAAAGTGCCACAGTAAGCGGAGATGATATAACAGAGTTCAGGGTAAATGTTAAAATCACTTTTGAAGTAAAATAATTTTGCAATTAAAATTAAGGTTGATTGAGCACCATTTTATGGTGCTTTTTCTATTATATAGCAATTCAAGTAATTAAATTTACATATTATAATTATCCCGGCATGTACACTAATGACCTTATTAACGAAACCAGCCCTTATCTTTTACAGCATGCACACAATCCTGTAAACTGGAAACCATGGAATGATGACACACTCTTACTCGCACAAAACGAGAATAAGCTGATACTTATAAGTGTGGGCTACGCTGCCTGCCACTGGTGTCATGTAATGGAAAAAGAAACTTTTGAGAATGAGGAAGCTGCAGGGGTAATGAACAATTTTTTTATTAATATTAAGGTAGACAGGGAAGAAAGACCGGATGTAGATCAAATTTACATGAATGCCGTACAGATAATGACAGGTACAGGAGGATGGCCAATGAACGTAATCGCGTTACCGGACGGGAGGCCATTTTGGGGCGGGACTTATTTTAAAAAAGAAAAGTGGATAGATATATTAAAACAGATTTCAGAAATTTATAAAAAAGACCCGGAAAAAATTATTGAATATGCAAATAACCTGGAACAGGGATTAAAAAGAATAAGCCTGGCAGAAAAAAATAATACTGAAAATGATTTTAGCATTGAAGAAATTGAAAATTCAGTAAATAACTGGTCTCAATATTTTGATTATAACTACGGAGGAAATAACAGGGCTCCAAAATTTATGATGCCTGTTACATTAGATTTCTTATTGAAATATTCACATGCAACTAAAAATGAAAATATCTCAGCGTATGTTTTTAACACCCTGACTAAAATTGCCTTTGGAGGTGTTTATGATCATATAGGCGGAGGATTTGCCCGCTATTCGATCGATATTAAATGGCATGTTCCTCATTTTGAAAAAATGCTCTATGACAATGCACAATTAGTGAGTGTATATAGTAAAGCCTATTCCCTCTCAAAAAATACCCTATACAAAACTATAGTAAAAGAAACCCTGGAGTTTGTTGAAAGAGAATTAATGAGTGATAATTACATTTTCTATTCTTCCCTTGATGCCGATAGTTTAACTCTCAAAAACGAATTAAAAGAAGGAGCCTTTTATGTTTGGAAGAAAGATGAACTCAAAAATCTTCTGGGAAAAAATTACAATTTATTTAAAGTTTATTATAATATAAACGACTTCGGGTACTGGGAAGAGAATAATTATGTTTTAATACGAAATAAAACAGAGGAAGAACTTGCCACCGAACACGCTCTTCCGGTACAAGAATTGCAAGCTATAATCAGTGAATGTAAATCAATACTTTTTAAAGAACGTTTAAAAAGAAGCAAACCGGGACTTGATGATAAATCTCTTACTTCATGGAATGCTTTAATGCTAAAAGGATACCTTGATGCTTACAAAGCTTTTGCCGATGAACGTTATCTTGAAATAGCTCTCAAAAATGCTGATTTCATAATACGCAAGCAAATAAAAGAAAATGGAGGCCTCTTACATAATTATAAAAAAGGAAAAAGTACAATCAATGGGTTTCTTGAAGATTACTCAACGGTTATTGATGCTTTTATAACCTTACACGAAGCAACCCTCGATGAAAAATGGCTAAAATTAGCCAAAAACCTTACAAATTATTGTTTTGACTATTTTTTTGATGATAAAAGCGGCATGTTCTTTTTTACCTCTTCAAAAGATAAGGTGATAGTTACCAGAACCATTGAAAAAAGCGACAATGTAATTCCGGCTTCAAACTCACTCATGGCACATAATTTATTCAGGCTTTCATTTTATTTTGATAACCCAAAATATTATGAAACTTCCAGTACTATGCTGAATAATGTGAGGCAGGAATTTGAAGATTACGGATACAGCCATGCCAACTGGTTAAACCTGATGCTAAATTTTACACGGCCTTTTTATGAAATAGCCATAAGCGGCAAAAATGCTATACAAAATGCCCGACAAATTAATACACATTACCTGCCGAATGTAATGATTACGGGAAGCACCACTGAATCTGACTTACCTTTACTAAGAAACCGCTACATTAAAGACAAAACACTTTTGTATGTTTGTGTTGAAAACACCTGCAAATTGCCTTTTGAAAATGTTGATTTGGTTTTGAAAGAAGTTAACAAATAAAACCATTGTCAAGTATACTAAATTAAAAGCTATCACTTATTTTTCAATATAAAATTATAAAACAACATTATGGATATAGAAACATGGATTAATAAAGGAATAGAATCAGCAATGTTATACGGACCAAAAATTATCATGGCTATTATTATATGGATAATAGGTTTTTGGCTCATTAACAAACTTATGAAAAGAGTGGCGTATTTAATGGAAAAACGTGATTACGACCCTAGCTTGAGGAAATTTCTTGTAAGCCTGCTTAATTGGTCTTTGAAAATTCTGATTATTTTGGCTATTTTAGGTACTATAGGCGTTCAAACCACATCTTTGGCTGCTATTATAGCTGCTGCCGGTTTAGCCATTGGAATGGCCTTACAGGGATCGTTGGCAAATTTCGCAGGGGGCGTTTTAATAATTATTTTCAAACCTTTTAAGGTAGGGGATTTTATTGAAGCCCAGGGAGTTTCCGGAACAGTAAAAACCATAGATATATTTACAACTACCTTAAATACTTTTGGCAATCAATTAGCAATAATACCCAACGGAAAACTATCTAATGAAAACATTATTAATTATAGCGCCGAAAATACAAGAAGGGACAACATTATCACCGGGATAAGTTATGACTCTGATATAAAAAAAGCTAAAAATATATTGTTGGATATAGTTAATAACTATGATAAAGTTTTAAAAACTCCTGCTCCGGAGGTATATGTAAACGAATTAGCCGATAGTTCTGTAAACCTATCGCTCAGATATTGGGCAACAAACCAGGATTTCTGGAATTGTCATTTTTATACCATTGAAGAAATTAAGGCCAGGTTTGATAAGGAAGGCATTGAAATACCTTATCCTCATCAGGTCGAAATTCAAAAGACTATTTAGTTTTTTTACCAGGCGTTACTGTAACAAAATCTTTTAAATAATAAGGTTCAAAATAAGCGACATCCTCAAAGTCACTTTTTTTGTATTTCAGTTCTGCTAAAGCTGCCATTTCCCTGGCAGATGGCACATGAGTAATCTCAGGGAAAACTGCGTTGGAATGTTTGATAATATCTTTACATTTTTCGGCTCCTGGTCCTATAAAATACACCTTTTCTTTTTCCAGAAAATCAACAAAAGAGCTTTCTGTAATTATCTCGGCATTTGTTTTTCTTATTTCATTATAATTTTTATCAAAAACAGCCGAATATACTTCCATTCTTCTTGCATCCAGCAGAGAAATTATGCTACCTTCATCTATAGTCAGTTGCTGTGCCAACACTTGTAAAGTAGCAACCGATATTAAAGGTTTATTTAAGGCATAGCATAATCCTTTAGCAGCAGATACACCAATTCTAAGCCCGGTATAAGAACCGGGACCTTTACTTACGGCAATAGCCTCCAGATTATTAACTGATATATTGGCTTTTTCTAAAACTTCCTGTATAAAAACATGCAGGTTTTCAGAATGTGTATAATTTTTATTATTGACCTCTCTAAGGGCAATCACATTTCCATCCTTGCCAATACTTACAGAGCAGTTTGTCGTTGATGTTTCCAGATTTAAAATTACAGCCATAAACTCTGCATAAAAGTTTTGCAAGTTTATAACTCATCTAAAGGAATTCCAAAATAAAATTCTAAAACTTTAAGTTTAAATATGTAATCATATTTGGAACGGATAAGTTCAGCTTCAGCATTGTCCAACCTTGATTGCGATTGACTGAAATCAAAACTATTCATTAAACCTACATTGAATCTTTCTTTTGAATACTCATAGGCTAAACGGCGTGCTTCAACTGTTTTTTCAGCTGCTTCATAGGTTTTGTATGCCCCTATCACATCAACATAGGCCTGATTTATATTACTTTCCAAGTCCAGTTTATCCTGCTCATATTGCAAAGTAGACTTTTGTACGTCAATTTTACTACGTTTCACATTATTACGTACAGAAAAACCATTAAAAACCGGTACATTTAATTGTAGCCCGTAACTAATTCCGTCAAATATCCATAACTGATCGGTAAAATTAATTGGAGAACCATCTGGATACTCGGCATTATCTGAATATCGGGTATTATAATTAAAAAATGCAGATAAGGTAGGATAATAAGCCCCTTTGGCAATATCCAAATCTTTTTCAGCCATTTCCAGATTGGTTTCTGAGAGTTTTATATCATTTCTGAATGATACGGCTTTGTTAAAAATTTCTTTTGGGGATTTATCAAGAATGTCGGAAGGAGGAATAACATACCCTTCATCAGCAATATCAAAATTTTCGTAATCTGTTATAGTCAATAATTGTGCTAATGTAATTTTAGAAATTGCCAAAGCATTCTGTGCGTTAATTATTTGCTGTTGCTGTGTTGCCGAGGTAGCTTCAATTTCGAGAAGATCTCCCTTGGGTACCACTCCATTATCAACCAGGGCTTTTGTACGTTCTAAGTCCTGTTGAGTAATGGCATACTGCCCTTTTATAACATTTAACGTTTCTTTATTTGAAAGTATTTGTAAATATGCATTGGCAACTGTAAGGCTTATATTGTCTTTCATATCGTCCAATCTGTAATAACCTGCCAATTTGTTCAATTTTGCCCTGTTAAGGTTATTAAAATTACGCAATCCGTCAAATAAAGTTAGACTGGAACCTATATTAAAAGATGCCGATGTTAAAACCT includes:
- a CDS encoding thioredoxin domain-containing protein, which codes for MYTNDLINETSPYLLQHAHNPVNWKPWNDDTLLLAQNENKLILISVGYAACHWCHVMEKETFENEEAAGVMNNFFINIKVDREERPDVDQIYMNAVQIMTGTGGWPMNVIALPDGRPFWGGTYFKKEKWIDILKQISEIYKKDPEKIIEYANNLEQGLKRISLAEKNNTENDFSIEEIENSVNNWSQYFDYNYGGNNRAPKFMMPVTLDFLLKYSHATKNENISAYVFNTLTKIAFGGVYDHIGGGFARYSIDIKWHVPHFEKMLYDNAQLVSVYSKAYSLSKNTLYKTIVKETLEFVERELMSDNYIFYSSLDADSLTLKNELKEGAFYVWKKDELKNLLGKNYNLFKVYYNINDFGYWEENNYVLIRNKTEEELATEHALPVQELQAIISECKSILFKERLKRSKPGLDDKSLTSWNALMLKGYLDAYKAFADERYLEIALKNADFIIRKQIKENGGLLHNYKKGKSTINGFLEDYSTVIDAFITLHEATLDEKWLKLAKNLTNYCFDYFFDDKSGMFFFTSSKDKVIVTRTIEKSDNVIPASNSLMAHNLFRLSFYFDNPKYYETSSTMLNNVRQEFEDYGYSHANWLNLMLNFTRPFYEIAISGKNAIQNARQINTHYLPNVMITGSTTESDLPLLRNRYIKDKTLLYVCVENTCKLPFENVDLVLKEVNK
- a CDS encoding mechanosensitive ion channel family protein, encoding MDIETWINKGIESAMLYGPKIIMAIIIWIIGFWLINKLMKRVAYLMEKRDYDPSLRKFLVSLLNWSLKILIILAILGTIGVQTTSLAAIIAAAGLAIGMALQGSLANFAGGVLIIIFKPFKVGDFIEAQGVSGTVKTIDIFTTTLNTFGNQLAIIPNGKLSNENIINYSAENTRRDNIITGISYDSDIKKAKNILLDIVNNYDKVLKTPAPEVYVNELADSSVNLSLRYWATNQDFWNCHFYTIEEIKARFDKEGIEIPYPHQVEIQKTI
- a CDS encoding TolC family protein encodes the protein MKTKIISLFLVLIASIVQAQQQKKWTLRECVEFALENNISVKQFELDLLNAEIDKSDAIGDFIPSLNGQASLSSSTGLTLNPITNSYENQVLTSASFNIGSSLTLFDGLRNFNNLNRAKLNKLAGYYRLDDMKDNISLTVANAYLQILSNKETLNVIKGQYAITQQDLERTKALVDNGVVPKGDLLEIEATSATQQQQIINAQNALAISKITLAQLLTITDYENFDIADEGYVIPPSDILDKSPKEIFNKAVSFRNDIKLSETNLEMAEKDLDIAKGAYYPTLSAFFNYNTRYSDNAEYPDGSPINFTDQLWIFDGISYGLQLNVPVFNGFSVRNNVKRSKIDVQKSTLQYEQDKLDLESNINQAYVDVIGAYKTYEAAEKTVEARRLAYEYSKERFNVGLMNSFDFSQSQSRLDNAEAELIRSKYDYIFKLKVLEFYFGIPLDEL
- the tsaB gene encoding tRNA (adenosine(37)-N6)-threonylcarbamoyltransferase complex dimerization subunit type 1 TsaB, which translates into the protein MAVILNLETSTTNCSVSIGKDGNVIALREVNNKNYTHSENLHVFIQEVLEKANISVNNLEAIAVSKGPGSYTGLRIGVSAAKGLCYALNKPLISVATLQVLAQQLTIDEGSIISLLDARRMEVYSAVFDKNYNEIRKTNAEIITESSFVDFLEKEKVYFIGPGAEKCKDIIKHSNAVFPEITHVPSAREMAALAELKYKKSDFEDVAYFEPYYLKDFVTVTPGKKTK
- a CDS encoding dodecin family protein, with amino-acid sequence MAVLKVIEVLSNSDESWEDAAKKAVKHAAKTIKNIKSVYINEQSATVSGDDITEFRVNVKITFEVK